The following are encoded together in the Humulus lupulus chromosome 5, drHumLupu1.1, whole genome shotgun sequence genome:
- the LOC133834566 gene encoding spermine synthase-like isoform X1: MAGDAGRGLECQKTMDGKESNGNGLKKDIPSCCLKAKASAPELEAKCHSTVVSGWFSASKSGHKFGKVVYFNNPMWPGEAHSLKVERVLFKGKSEFQEVLVFESSAYGKVLVLDGIIQLTEKDECAYQEMIAHLPLCSIPSPKTVLVVGGGDGGVLREICRHSSVEHIDICEIDKMVIDVSKEFFPELAVGFEDPRVHLHIDDAVKFLRDAPEGKYDAVIVDSSDPVGPAQELVERPFFETIAKALRPGGVLCNMAESFWLHTHLIQDMISVCREMFKGSVHYAWTSVPTYPSGVIGFLICQTEGPPIDFKNPVNPIEKLEGAVKHKRELKFYNSEVHKAAFALPTFVKREVNLLGERPNLAR, translated from the exons ATGGCGGGCGACGCAGGAAGAGGTTTGGAATGCCAGAAGACTATGGATGGGAAGGAGAGTAATGGGAATGGTTTAAAAAAGGACATACCTTCTTGCTGCTTAAAAGCTAAGGCTTCAGCCCCTGAACTTGAAGCTAAATGCCATTCCACTGTTGTCTCTGGGTGGTTCTCAGCATCTAAATCTGGTC ACAAATTTGGTAAAGTTGTTTATTTCAACAATCCGATGTGGCCTG GAGAAGCTCATTCCCTGAAAGTAGAACGTGTTTTGTTCAAAGGAAAGTCAGAGTTTCAAGAAGTTTTGGTTTTTGAG TCTTCAGCGTATGGAAAAGTGCTAGTTCTTGATGGCATCATCCAGCTTACAGAGAAAGATGAATGTGCCTACCAGGAGATGATTGCCCATCTTCCCCTTTGTTCCATCCCCTCCCCCAAAACT GTTCTTGTTGttggtggtggtgatggtggtgtTCTTAGGGAAATTTGTCGTCACAGTTCTGTTGAACATATTGATATATGTGAGATAGATAAGATGGTTATTGAT GTCTCTAAGGAGTTTTTTCCAGAGCTAGCTGTTGGATTTGAGGACCCTCGTGTCCATCTTCATATTGATGATG CTGTTAAATTTTTGAGGGATGCACCTGAAGGGAAATATGATGCCGTTATAGTTGATTCATCAGACCCTGTTG GTCCTGCTCAAGAGCTTGTCGAGAGACCATTTTTTGAGACAATAGCTAAAGCATTGAGGCCTGGTGGTGTTCTCTGCAACATGGCGGAAAGTTTCTGGCTCCATACTCATCTTATTCAAGACATGATTTCTGTTTGCCGGGAAATGTTTAAAGGTTCAGTTCATTATGCATGGACGAGTGTTCCTACATACCCAAG TGGGGTCATAGGTTTTCTAATATGTCAAACGGAGGGGCCACCTATTGATTTCAAGAATCCTGTCAATCCTATTGAAAAGCTAGAAGGAGCTGTCAAACACAAAAGAGAACTCAAGTTCTACAATTCGGAG GTGCACAAAGCTGCATTTGCCTTGCCAACGTTTGTGAAGAGGGAGGTGAACTTACTTGGTGAACGTCCAAACCTGGCTAGGTGA
- the LOC133834566 gene encoding spermine synthase-like isoform X2, whose translation MAGDAGRGLECQKTMDGKESNGNGLKKDIPSCCLKAKASAPELEAKCHSTVVSGWFSASKSDKFGKVVYFNNPMWPGEAHSLKVERVLFKGKSEFQEVLVFESSAYGKVLVLDGIIQLTEKDECAYQEMIAHLPLCSIPSPKTVLVVGGGDGGVLREICRHSSVEHIDICEIDKMVIDVSKEFFPELAVGFEDPRVHLHIDDAVKFLRDAPEGKYDAVIVDSSDPVGPAQELVERPFFETIAKALRPGGVLCNMAESFWLHTHLIQDMISVCREMFKGSVHYAWTSVPTYPSGVIGFLICQTEGPPIDFKNPVNPIEKLEGAVKHKRELKFYNSEVHKAAFALPTFVKREVNLLGERPNLAR comes from the exons ATGGCGGGCGACGCAGGAAGAGGTTTGGAATGCCAGAAGACTATGGATGGGAAGGAGAGTAATGGGAATGGTTTAAAAAAGGACATACCTTCTTGCTGCTTAAAAGCTAAGGCTTCAGCCCCTGAACTTGAAGCTAAATGCCATTCCACTGTTGTCTCTGGGTGGTTCTCAGCATCTAAATCTG ACAAATTTGGTAAAGTTGTTTATTTCAACAATCCGATGTGGCCTG GAGAAGCTCATTCCCTGAAAGTAGAACGTGTTTTGTTCAAAGGAAAGTCAGAGTTTCAAGAAGTTTTGGTTTTTGAG TCTTCAGCGTATGGAAAAGTGCTAGTTCTTGATGGCATCATCCAGCTTACAGAGAAAGATGAATGTGCCTACCAGGAGATGATTGCCCATCTTCCCCTTTGTTCCATCCCCTCCCCCAAAACT GTTCTTGTTGttggtggtggtgatggtggtgtTCTTAGGGAAATTTGTCGTCACAGTTCTGTTGAACATATTGATATATGTGAGATAGATAAGATGGTTATTGAT GTCTCTAAGGAGTTTTTTCCAGAGCTAGCTGTTGGATTTGAGGACCCTCGTGTCCATCTTCATATTGATGATG CTGTTAAATTTTTGAGGGATGCACCTGAAGGGAAATATGATGCCGTTATAGTTGATTCATCAGACCCTGTTG GTCCTGCTCAAGAGCTTGTCGAGAGACCATTTTTTGAGACAATAGCTAAAGCATTGAGGCCTGGTGGTGTTCTCTGCAACATGGCGGAAAGTTTCTGGCTCCATACTCATCTTATTCAAGACATGATTTCTGTTTGCCGGGAAATGTTTAAAGGTTCAGTTCATTATGCATGGACGAGTGTTCCTACATACCCAAG TGGGGTCATAGGTTTTCTAATATGTCAAACGGAGGGGCCACCTATTGATTTCAAGAATCCTGTCAATCCTATTGAAAAGCTAGAAGGAGCTGTCAAACACAAAAGAGAACTCAAGTTCTACAATTCGGAG GTGCACAAAGCTGCATTTGCCTTGCCAACGTTTGTGAAGAGGGAGGTGAACTTACTTGGTGAACGTCCAAACCTGGCTAGGTGA